The Candidatus Binataceae bacterium genome has a window encoding:
- a CDS encoding MFS transporter produces MDIASDPDSHQRDRTLIFVAAFVRAIAIAMTGVLLGVYLHRLQFSATAIGATITAGLAGGALAALVATFTADRFGRRRFLRWIALLSAAGGFVVAYASAERAVIAAAFLGMVNGMGRDRGAAMIIEQAILPSTVPDERRTHTFAVYNVLLSAGAAIGGLIAGTPALLQRTGWVASELGALRAGMGLYAALMAAVAILYLFLSRVVESEHPQAGFKVSPQSRSVLARLSGLFLLDSLGGGFLTQALVSFFFVERFGVSAAEVGMLFFGAAIANALSQFAAAWLARRIGLVNTMVFTHIPGNLLMVAVAFAPTFPIAAVLFLARESLVQMDVPTRQSYVMAVVAPAERTLASGVTGLVRMGGWALAPTLAGAVMEGLSLTTPFIIGPGLKVLYDVLLFRAFSGLRPPEEHRAAAGASRA; encoded by the coding sequence ATGGACATCGCTTCAGACCCGGACTCGCATCAGCGCGACCGCACGCTCATCTTTGTGGCGGCCTTCGTGCGCGCTATCGCGATTGCGATGACCGGCGTGCTGCTCGGAGTCTATCTCCATCGGTTGCAATTTTCCGCCACTGCGATCGGCGCGACCATCACGGCCGGGCTGGCAGGCGGCGCGTTGGCCGCGCTGGTGGCGACGTTCACGGCCGACCGCTTCGGCCGCCGACGCTTTCTGCGCTGGATTGCCCTGCTCAGCGCCGCCGGCGGATTCGTGGTCGCCTACGCTTCAGCGGAGAGGGCTGTTATCGCGGCGGCCTTCCTGGGAATGGTCAACGGGATGGGCCGCGACCGAGGCGCGGCGATGATCATCGAACAGGCGATCCTGCCGTCGACGGTCCCCGACGAGCGCCGCACGCACACCTTTGCCGTGTACAACGTCTTGCTCTCGGCGGGGGCGGCGATTGGGGGGCTTATCGCGGGAACGCCGGCGCTCCTCCAGCGCACCGGATGGGTCGCGAGCGAGCTCGGCGCGCTGCGGGCGGGGATGGGGCTTTACGCTGCGCTGATGGCGGCGGTTGCGATTCTCTACCTGTTCCTCAGCCGCGTGGTCGAAAGCGAGCATCCGCAGGCTGGATTCAAGGTCTCGCCGCAAAGCCGCTCGGTGTTGGCTCGCCTCTCGGGCCTGTTCCTGCTCGACAGCCTGGGTGGCGGCTTTCTCACCCAGGCGCTGGTCTCATTCTTCTTCGTCGAACGCTTCGGCGTGAGCGCCGCGGAAGTCGGGATGCTGTTTTTCGGCGCGGCCATCGCCAACGCGCTCTCGCAGTTCGCCGCGGCATGGCTGGCGCGGCGGATCGGGCTCGTCAACACGATGGTGTTCACGCACATTCCGGGAAACCTGCTGATGGTGGCGGTCGCCTTCGCACCGACCTTTCCTATCGCGGCGGTGCTGTTCCTCGCGCGCGAATCGCTGGTCCAGATGGACGTGCCGACACGCCAGTCCTACGTGATGGCGGTGGTTGCGCCTGCGGAACGCACCCTCGCCTCCGGCGTGACCGGATTGGTGCGGATGGGCGGATGGGCGTTGGCACCGACGCTGGCGGGCGCGGTGATGGAAGGGCTGTCGTTGACGACGCCGTTCATCATCGGCCCCGGGCTCAAGGTGCTCTACGATGTACTGCTCTTTCGCGCGTTCAGCGGATTGCGCCCACCCGAGGAACACCGCGCGGCCGCCGGCGCTTCCCGAGCGTAG
- a CDS encoding transcriptional repressor, whose product MSEVKLFGGQERGAYAQRRLAEFVANCRRKKIPVTPQRLAVLRALLESGDHPRADRIYTRVRREHPHISLATVHRTLERLCDVGEARKVTPLHDTARYDGNVRPHHHVVCVRCKRVEDIEAPEFDTLLEGRERLGEFELLGCSVEIRALCRHCRKRTARASATD is encoded by the coding sequence ATGAGCGAAGTTAAGCTGTTCGGCGGACAGGAGCGCGGCGCCTACGCCCAAAGGCGGCTCGCGGAATTCGTCGCCAACTGCCGGCGCAAGAAAATCCCTGTAACGCCGCAGCGTCTCGCCGTACTGCGCGCGCTCCTGGAATCAGGTGATCATCCGCGCGCCGACCGCATCTACACCCGCGTCCGCCGCGAGCATCCGCACATCTCGCTCGCCACCGTCCATCGCACGCTCGAGCGCCTGTGCGACGTGGGGGAGGCGCGCAAGGTTACTCCGCTGCACGACACCGCACGCTACGACGGCAACGTCCGTCCGCACCATCACGTGGTGTGCGTGCGATGCAAGCGCGTCGAGGATATCGAAGCGCCTGAGTTCGACACCCTGCTTGAGGGGCGCGAGCGGCTGGGCGAGTTCGAGCTGCTCGGATGTTCGGTCGAGATTCGCGCGCTCTGCCGCCACTGCCGCAAGCGCACCGCGCGCGCATCGGCAACCGATTGA